The DNA segment aacggtacgtgcttagttgagccgtgcatgatgcgaaaacgtaatcgtctacgtagagatcggcgaaccaaagcCCGCatacgacgttttttcgctgaagagcggtagtggcgccatctctttTTGCAGTGGAAAATGTCACGACAATGCcaccgaggcgagcgttgcaaacaatattctttgaaaggtgaaATCAGTCGTTCTAATGTTTTTTTTccccgctcaattagccgaaaaggttgtaagcgcttcagttgaagcagaagAAACGGTCGGAACGGCATAATCAAACGGCCCGCGCTTCTTGAAATGATGTCAGCTCAGTGTGTGTCACATCCTCCTtccgtccgtcgtctgccagcgcttcagagtTCGCCTCGTGACattttccactgcaaaaacagatggcgccactgccgctcttcagcgaaaaaaacgtcgtctgccgggttttggttcgccgatctctacgtaggcgattacgttttcgcatcgtGCACGGCTCACCTaactaagtaccgttgtcaaacttgctacgatacaaaagttatcATAACACGCAAGCTctttgtgcagtttcaccgcaggTGAGCGAGCGGTTGAGAAGGgaaaacttttgaaagtcttcacgataaaaacgcacagtaATGTATGTGTGATTGTttgaaatggcggtgctcggcttgctgagtgcgtcatacggccgtttgatgacgtcactctatttttcttgccatcactGAGATTTTATGTACCATCTGCGCCTACACACACTAACCCACGCCGccagcttttctcgtaatggggctagcaatgctttcgcattaaaatttacTGCATCTTTCACTGCCTTCGCGTTACACCCGTTCTTGTCTTGATGCATTCCAGGTCAGGGAACAGTAAGGCCTAGGACCCGTTCAGGAGCTGGCAGTCAGTCCAGATTTTTCATGCCACATCCTTCCCTTCTCCACTCCGCTAACCAGGCACTAAAACACccgccaaggaaaaaaaaaaacatttcacgaTGTCACTCTTTTCAAAAGGTATCACTGCAGCGATTTCCTGTCACCGCCCACCACCGAATTGTGCTCACTAGGAGTAAATATTCCAACATGATGACAACTaataataagtaaaataaacaagTAACCTGCTTGGCATCCGTCTAATGCTGCCCTAGAAATCACTAGCTGGTATTCCTTACAAGAAAAACGGCGCTTGCAATATGGTTCACGCCTGCACTCGCTTTTCTTTTGTATTTGTTGAACCTCCAGTATGATCGGTATTTTCGTTCATGTCTGTGTATATATTTCCCCGCCAACACTGCACGCACAGATTTCATTAACACACGTGCTACTGCAGACTTGTCGATGCATTCCTTCATTGGCACTGCATATTGCCGCGCAGCAGAGCAACAGCCTCAAAATACAAGAGCGGTGCGATACCAGGCTTGTGAAGCTAAACGTTATTAAAACTTCATTTCTGTCTTTACAGCGCCGTCGTAACTACCCAACTGCCACCTACCGCATTTACGATTGTCCTCTAAACCAAACTGACACAATTAAATTCCTAGGCATTCACATCTCCAGAGACCTATCGTGGTGAAATCATTTTGACCAAATTGTTAACTCGGCTAATCGCACCCTTGGCTACTTAATTACGCCGTAGCCTTGCCTTAGCATTGTCAAACTTATCGCTTATGTAACTCTATTCAGAACCAAACTAGAGTACGCACATTCTATGTTTCATCCTCAGCAAATTAATGTAACCAGTTTGATTGAACCCgtccgccgcgttggctcagtggttatggcgctcggctgctgacccgaaagacacgcgggttcgatcccggccgcggtggtcgaatttagatgcaggcgaaattctagaggcccgtgtactgtgcgatgtcagtgcacattaaagaaccccaggtggtcgaaatttccggagcccttaactgcggcgtccctcatagcctcagtcgctttggggcattaaaccctcataaatcataaTCAAATCAGTTGATTGAACCCATTAAGAACCGCGCAGCTAGATTAATCCTTTCCTATTGCTcttatcagccgccgcggtggctgagtggttatggcgctcggctgctggcccgaaacacgtgggttcgatcgcggccgcggcggtcgaatttcgatggaggcggaattctagaggcccgtgtactgtgtgacgtcagtgcacgttaaagaaccccaggtggtcgaaatttcgggagcccttcactactgcgtctctcatagcctgagtctctttgggacgttaaaccccataaaccaaaccataaatcaAACGAACTGCTCTTATCTCACTAGTGTCACCGAATTAAAATCACAGCTTGATATGCACAATTTAGTCTTCCGCCGTAAACTAGCACGTCTCTGcctcacagtttttttttatatcttgcCAGCGGACATCTTCATCCGTTCAGCCCATCGTTTATCCCGCCACAGCCATCGTAAAGCCGTTCACCCCCAGCGCTCCCGCGCCACAACATTTTGGAAGTCATTTTTTCTACTCACAGccctggactggaacgaccttccgaCCCACATTGCCGTAATTGTTAGCCGATCATCACGAATTCAAGACTGCAATCGAAAATCATCTTTAACCTTAGCGCCGCTTTTGACGCCCACccttcatgtaataccccttaacGGGGTTTTTGAgaaatcaatgaatgaatgaaataatacaaataaaAAGTGCTCGCGGGCGGTCTCGCACCCTTccgtttatttcctttttttcaagGGAGAGGGAGCTCGTTATAGTTACCCGCGAAACAAAAGTTGCTTTGAAAAGCTTTCAGTCAAGTACAGGGCGTGACATAAGTGTGTCGAAAAAAGCGGTAATTAATCTTCCTATCCCAAGGACCCCAGACAAGCAGGTACGACGCATCAGCCCATAAAAGTTAGTCCTTCTCGGGACAAGGCAGTGTTACCTCCGGCAAAAAAAAGGATACTTTACTAAATTATTATGAGAACAGAAGTAACCGCATGTTACTGGATAGTTACGGTCCGGCACACTgcgcaatcatctgcaaaagGCCGAATGTTAGATGCAACGTTAAGTGGAAGATCGTTAATATAGATTAGGAAAGAAAGTGTCCTAGTACGCTGCCGCGAGAAACACCTGACAGAGCATGGGAAAGGTAGGATAGCAGGAGTTGGCAACGACGAACTGAAGACGACTGAACATTCCtggctgggagtcctcataccactcctggcgcagtggtgcagccgttaagcaatgcgccactgccttccgctggcaggtgctgccaccagtgggactTTTGCTatccacgttgctcttcccgtggcctccgcgatcagctccggcggcgcgccgttgCTCCGGCCGTCCCATTCGCACGGAGAGAGCGTAATCGGAGAAAGCGGTGTGACTGCTCCTCTCGCCGCAAGGTGGCGCGCGCTACCCAAGGCTCAAcccaaggtatttaaatacctgtacaaaAAGAGcattgacacacagtggcggaaacgaaaaaagctggccagtaagtttgcctgagacgaggaaggagaaagaaagagcattaaacgacaggttaaaaacgtcgaaagtaaaaattggatagattcaatggaaaagaagcatagtgtagaactatatcgatgttagaaaaggcagatcaggaaggaaacgttttacgataactcaagaggcagagCCCTCCTCTTTGCAGCTAGGTCAGGGTGctttagaacgcgcagctacagaaaaaaaatttaacgaagaagatgacacatgtgctgtgggttgtaaatctgaagaaacaatagaacacctcatcctataATGCGATggcatccatcccgatgtcgatgcaggcagagtgactcttcctgaggccttagagtttagagataacaatagtcatgtaaataaatctgcggtggaaattagcaaaaagcgattggaggattggtggcacaaaagcagagaggtgacataagttttaaagtgtaggcagacgtttttttaaagaaaatggcgaattttattaacaatttacggcagagttaaacaaaaataaaggaaaaaactgagcatagtggcaacaaccactgctccgtttcaaaggggacgctcctaccttccatccatccatccatccatccatccatccatccatccatccatccatccatccatccatccatccatccatccatccatccatccatccatccatccatcgctttCCCTGATGCGGACGGGCGCAGAGGACGAAAACGCAGTTTTCGCAGTCTGTGTGCGACGCGCACTAGAAaattatcgcacagcacaagcaGCTGACTGGTGCAATTAGGCAATTGCTTTTTTAAATTATGACGCAGACTTAGGACCGGGGTGAGGCAGATCGTCATGAGAGCGTTCGTTTCACAACACGCAggcaattttctttatttctgtagcCGTGCATGGTTTCAAAACACGGAAACTTTTACAGTTGAGCGGAGAGGATTATTTTAATTCTGCAGTTACTTTACATATTAGTTTAGAAcctgaaattacttttgatatataGAGATCAAGGAGTTCTGTCAGTTTTCCTCTAGAAATGGTACAAATGTAATTTCTACTTACATGCGTGTAATATATTTAGCTTTCAACGCTTGCAGATGCCACTGAATGCATTGTCCCACTCAAATGTTGGGCTTCCTTTTTGTGGATAGCTCTTTTGTGACGTGTTCAAATGTGTCATATTACACCACAATCCTGCTacagcctcgaaagaggctagcagtatccCCAAATAAATAAAAGCCTGCAATGCATGATGTTTTTTTACGTTGTGTATGGTTGGAACTGAGGCGAATTtagactcgttttttttttctttcgtgcgcgGCAAGCAAAAAACAGGGTTTAAAGCGCCGAAGCTTCAGCTTGGCAGGAGGACAGATAAAACCATTTGAGGATAAATTACATTTTATTTACAAAGACAAAATCGGAGCCATATTGTTCGGCATCCGTTTTTACATTGTGTTTATTTTAAACGCGGAGCACTTTCCTGTGCAGTGGCTTGCAGGTCAGCTTTTTGCGGTAAGCAGCCCTGTCTGCCACAGTAGCGCCGACGTTGGCTAAGAGTGGCCTCATGAACTTATCAAACACTACATATAGTGTGCTTGCGGCGTGGTCATCCCTTGCTGGGCAAACGAAAAGGGGGCACTGCTCTAGTCGAGGCAAAAACAGTTCAGCCAGCTGCTGACGCACATTGCTCTTTTTTATGTGCGGCAGGTCAATGTCAACAGCCTTCTTAACGGTCACAAGGACCGTGACAAATTCTGACTTTGGGAATATCAGCCCACCCCTTGATTGCAGGTCAATAAGCCCCATCAGCACGGGACTGGGTCCATCCGACTGTTGGAGGGGAGGGCAGAAGCTGCATGTTCTCCGCTCCTCAACTGCTCTCGCCACGAACCCTGCTATATAAGCGATGCTGGCATTTGCTATGGTTGATGGGGGCTGCTGCGCTGAAATAGAACATACCCATATTAGTATATGGAGCTAGACATTCTGCAATGTATTCCCATTTGTGAGAGCACAAAAATAAACAGCTTTTGGCACTAACCTATGAAAAAGTTCCGCAGAGCAAATTTTAGACAGCATGTAGAGACAAAGCTTGTGCATAAACCAAATATGACATTTGTCATGCCGCCACTCAACGTGCATTCcctcaaaattttcaaattttgggcATTGATACCACTCAGTTGTTATAGCCTTGACATAACGCGAAATGATCGCTTTTTGGTGGCACTTCACGTGGGTGGAGTAGGTGAACGAGTGTGCCCTCACGAGGCATCGCTTTCAGGGATGTGAAGAGCTCGTCAATGTGCATCACAAAATATTCAGTTCCCGTGAACCTgaaacaaaaacatgcacacTATTCATATTAGCCAAATATATGTATTAGACAAATCGCTGTTGGCTGCAAAAGAACAGCACTAGTAGTCCAGCGAGCCAGCCAAGCGTATaagctcttgagaaacatttGATGCAAGATATATCTGGATGGGGCAACTTGCGCTGTCTCGGTCGAATCATGCGTGGTTGCCTGTGCTGTTGCTTCAGCCGGAACATCAAGTTCGGAGGACGTCACATTCAGGGAGGCACCATGCACACTGCAATACATGTAAAACAGTTACCACCACTACAAAGCAGCAGCCACATAAAAGCAAAAACTGCTTGTAACACATTGCCCATCGGCACAGCAGGATCTGCGTGCTCGTGTGTTCTGAACTGTAAAAAATTCCAGTCAGCAGGCA comes from the Amblyomma americanum isolate KBUSLIRL-KWMA chromosome 1, ASM5285725v1, whole genome shotgun sequence genome and includes:
- the LOC144096462 gene encoding uncharacterized protein LOC144096462; the encoded protein is MHIDELFTSLKAMPPQQPPSTIANASIAYIAGFVARAVEERRTCSFCPPLQQSDGPSPVLMGLIDLQSRGGLIFPKSEFVTVLVTVKKAVDIDLPHIKKSNVRQQLAELFLPRLEQCPLFVCPARDDHAASTLYVVFDKFMRPLLANVGATVADRAAYRKKLTCKPLHRKVLRV